From Nicotiana tabacum cultivar K326 chromosome 15, ASM71507v2, whole genome shotgun sequence, the proteins below share one genomic window:
- the LOC107783542 gene encoding uncharacterized protein LOC107783542, producing MNMNMNMIEEQRRGPPHGVLLAVVVVAIMIVPSMIGENGEAITEFISELLSPVGLLLLPIILLLIIQFLSSDSGSFVSSIFSTGEPNSIHRVSGSPVGVALVLLLVLFLLYNKFSIFGGDDSEDD from the coding sequence atgaacatgaacatgAACATGATCGAAGAACAACGCCGCGGACCGCCGCACGGTGTCCTATTAGCGGTGGTTGTGGTGGCAATAATGATAGTTCCATCAATGATTGGTGAAAATGGTGAAGCCATTACTGAATTCATATCTGAACTTCTTAGTCCAGTTGGTTTACTTCTTTTGCCAATAATTTTACTTCTTATTATACAATTCTTGTCTTCTGATAGTGGCTCTTTTGTTTCAAGTATTTTTTCAACTGGTGAACCTAACTCTATACATAGAGTTAGCGGTTCACCTGTTGGTGTtgctcttgttcttcttcttgttttatttcttcTCTACAATAAATTCTCCATTTTTGGTGGTGATGATAGTGAAGATGACTGA